One window of Quercus robur chromosome 5, dhQueRobu3.1, whole genome shotgun sequence genomic DNA carries:
- the LOC126727324 gene encoding G-type lectin S-receptor-like serine/threonine-protein kinase At1g11410, with amino-acid sequence MIMYFAMVFLLLQTLLLFLLLQLGTSHITISKPIRDGDVLVSKGETFALGFFRPGKSTYRYVGIWYKTEPQGRTVVWVANRDSPINDTSGVLSIDSRGNLVLNVNYRKQPVWSTNIASKWSNKSTNAQLLDTGNLILVHNETTGEVLWQSFDYPTDTTLPNMKLGLDRTTGLSRIVTSWKSKDDPGSGNCSFMLDTDISSPELFLYKGNIRWWRSGHWIGHGWGGLPPLIPNSFLNLSFVNNKSEVTTTWGVMESTLLARVVVQESGSVQKFICRKADCIWFSIGSVPLDQCDYYNKCGTFGKCHIESNGSDFKCMCLPGFMRNETGWCVRKRGETSLCRSGEGFVKVESVKVPDSSVAQVYPNLGFEACEPLCLQNCSCTAYASVDVEEEMGCIIWFGDLMDTRVLDGGQSLYVRVDALELGNHTDGETFLYSDNHAKGFFANKRRLAILVVALLVTSLLIFLFVLWLIKRKRTGRERQLLVFKDVTESSKSFQDSHKLDESRRTPDLLFFDISSILAATDNFSPDKRLGQGGFGPVYKGQLANGQEIAVKTLSRSSRQGIEEFKNEVMLIAKLQHRNLVRLLGCCIHKEEKMLIYEYMPNKSLDFFIFDAIRRQLLDWSKRFEIISGIARGVLYLHQDSRLKIIHRDLKASNVLLDAGMNPKISDFGLARMFGDDQIEANTNRVVGTYGYMSPEYAMEGLYSTKSDVFSYGVLILEIISGKRNNHYHAESPCLNLIGHVWDLWEEGNPLDIVDSSLGQAYLAHQVSRCIHIGLLCVQEQATDRPSMAEILFMLGNETSLPPPNKPAFINRKNINCGLHSTSSVGATASLNDLTFSVFEAR; translated from the exons ATGATCATGTATTTTGCTATGGTATTTCTCCTTCTGCAAACATtgcttcttttccttcttctccaacTTGGCACTTCGCATATAACTATCAGCAAACCCATTAGAGATGGTGACGTTTTAGTCTCTAAAGGAGAAACCTTTGCGCTTGGTTTCTTTCGTCCCGGCAAGTCCACCTACCGCTATGTGGGAATTTGGTACAAAACTGAACCTCAAGGACGAACCGTGGTGTGGGTTGCAAACAGAGATAGTCCTATCAATGATACTTCTGGTGTTCTCTCAATTGATTCTCGTGGAAACCTAGTACTCAATGTCAATTATCGGAAACAACCCGTCTGGTCCACAAATATTGCCTCAAAATGGAGCAACAAAAGTACTAATGCTCAGCTCTTGGATACAGGAAATCTAATCTTAGTTCACAACGAAACAACTGGTGAGGTTCTATGGCAAAGCTTTGATTATCCCACCGATACAACTCTTCCAAACATGAAACTTGGATTGGACCGAACAACTGGTCTAAGCCGAATCGTAACATCTTGGAAATCCAAAGATGATCCGGGATCTGGAAATTGCTCCTTTATGCTTGACACAGATATCTCCTCGCCAGAGTTGTTTTTGTACAAAGGCAACATTCGGTGGTGGCGTTCTGGTCATTGGATTGGCCATGGATGGGGTGGGCTACCCCCTTTGATCCCTAATTCGTTCTTGAATTTAAGTTTTGTGAACAACAAAAGTGAGGTTACCACGACTTGGGGTGTCATGGAATCAACTTTATTAGCAAGAGTAGTGGTACAAGAATCTGGATCAGTTCAAAAGTTTATATGCAGGAAGGCAGATTGTATTTGGTTTTCTATAGGGTCAGTACCCCTGGACCAGTGTGACTATTACAACAAGTGTGGTACATTTGGTAAATGTCACATTGAAAGCAATGGTTCTGATTTCAAGTGCATGTGTTTGCCAGGATTCATGAGAAATGAGACAGGTTGGTGTGTAAGGAAGCGTGGGGAGACATCATTATGTAGGAGTGGTGAAGGGTTTGTGAAGGTGGAAAGTGTGAAGGTTCCAGATTCTTCAGTGGCACAAGTTTATCCAAATCTGGGTTTCGAGGCCTGTGAGCCACTGTGCTTGCAGAATTGTTCTTGCACGGCGTATGCAAGTGTTGATGTGGAAGAGGAAATGGGGTGCATTATATGGTTTGGTGATTTGATGGATACAAGAGTTTTGGATGGGGGCCAAAGCCTGTATGTTCGTGTGGATGCACTTGAGTTAG GTAATCATACAGATGGAGAAACTTTCTTGTATTCAGATAATCATGCAAAGGGGTTCTTTGCCAACAAGAGGAGGCTAGCAATATTGGTAGTGGCCTTACTAGTTACTTCAttactcatttttctctttGTGCTTTGGTtaataaagaggaaaagaaCAG GGAGGGAAAGACAACTCCTAGTATTTAAGGATGTTACTGAAAGTTCTAAAAGCTTTCAAGATTCTCATAAACTTGATGAAAGTAGAAGAACCCCAGATTTACTATTTTTCGACATAAGCTCCATACTTGCTGCCACAGACAATTTCTCACCTGATAAAAGGCTTGGACAAGGTGGCTTTGGCCCAGTCTATAAG GGTCAACTAGCTAATGGACAGGAAATTGCAGTAAAAACACTCTCAAGAAGTTCAAGGCAAGGTATAGAAGAATTTAAGAACGAAGTTATGCTTATAGCAAAACTCCAGCATAGGAATCTTGTGAGGCTTTTGGGTTGTTGCATtcataaagaagaaaagatgttAATCTATGAATACATGCCAAATAAAAGTTTAGACTTTTTCATCTTTG ATGCAATAAGAAGGCAATTGTTGGATTGGAGCAAACGATTTGAAATTATTTCTGGTATTGCTCGAGGAGTCTTGTATCTccatcaagattcaagattaaAAATCATCCATAGAGACCTAAAAGCAAGCAATGTTCTACTAGATGCTGGAATGaatccaaaaatttcagattttggtTTGGCTAGAATGTTTGGAGATGACCAAATTGAAGCAAATACAAATAGAGTTGTCGGCACCta TGGATATATGTCACCAGAATATGCAATGGAAGGATTATATTCTACCAAATCAGATGTCTTTAGCTACGGTGTCTTGATACTAGAGATAATTAGTGGTAAGAGAAACAACCACTATCATGCTGAAAGTCCTTGCCTAAATTTGATTGGACAT gtttgggACTTATGGGAGGAAGGAAATCCCTTGGATATAGTTGATTCATCGTTGGGTCAAGCATATCTTGCTCATCAAGTTTCTAGATGTATTCATATTGGGCTCTTATGTGTGCAAGAACAAGCAACAGATCGACCAAGCATGGCAGAAATTTTATTCATGTTGGGAAATGAAACAAGTCTTCCCCCTCCCAACAAGCCAGCATTTATCaacagaaaaaatataaattgtggTCTACATTCAACAAGTTCTGTAGGAGCAACTGCTTCACTTAATGACTTAACATTTTCTGTGTTTGAAGCTCGTTAA